From Pseudomonas sp. stari2:
CACCGTCGCCACCATCGTCGAGGACAACGGCCGCTTTCTGATGGTCGAGGAACACAAGGCCGGACGTAACGTGCTCAATCAGCCCGCCGGTCATCTGGACCCGAACGAAACCCTGATCGAAGCCGCCGTGCGCGAAACCCTCGAAGAAACCGGCTGGGACGTCGAACCCACCAGCGTGATCGGCATTTATCTGTACACCGCACCGAGCAATGGCGTGACTTACCAGCGCGTATGCTTCAGCGCCAAAGCCGTGAAACACCACCCGGATTACCAACTGGACGACGGCATAGTCGGCGCCAAGTGGCTGACCCGCGACGAATTATTGGCCCAGCGCGACAACTGGCGCAGCGAGCTGATCATCCGTTGCATCGATGATTATCTGGCCGGCAATCGCTTCGGCCTCGAACTGATCCGCCCTTCCCTTTAGCCTTGAGGCCGTGAGCCTGATAGAATCGCGTCCTTTTTCAAGACACTCATTGAATCCCTATGCGTGATCCAGCCCCTTCTGACACATCCAAGAAGCGCGTCATTGTCGGCATGTCCGGCGGCGTGGACTCTTCCGTTTCCGCTCTCCTGCTGATCGAGCAGGGTTATGAGGTGGAAGGCCTGTTCATGAAGAACTGGGAAGAAGACGACGGAACGGAATACTGCACCGCCATGGACGACCTGGCGGATGCCCAGGCCGTGTGCGACAAGATCGGTATCAAGCTGCACACCGCCAACTTTGCCGCCGAGTACTGGGACAACGTGTTCGAGCATTTCCTGGCCGAATACAAGGCCGGACGCACCCCGAACCCGGACATCCTGTGCAACCGCGAGATCAAGTTCAAGGCGTTCCTCGACTACGCCATGATGCTCGGCGCCGACCTGATCGCCACCGGTCACTACGTTCGCCGTCGCGACATCGATGGTCGCACCGAATTGCTCAAGGGCGTGGATCCGAACAAGGATCAGAGCTACTTCCTGCACGCCGTCGGCGGTGAACAGATCGCCAAGACCCTGTTCCCGGTCGGCGAGCTGGAAAAACCGGAAGTCCGTGCCATTGCCGAGAAATACGAGCTGGCCACCGCCAAGAAGAAGGATTCCACCGGGATCTGCTTCATCGGCGAGCGTCGTTTCAGCGATTTCCTCAAGCAATACCTGCCAGCGCAACCGGGTGAGATCAAGACCACCGAGGGCGAAGTCATCGGCCGTCACCACGGCTTGATGTACCACACCATCGGCCAGCGCCAAGGCCTGGGCATCGGCGGCCTGAAAGACGCCGGCGACGAGCCGTGGTACGTGCTGCGCAAGGATCTGGACACCAACGAGCTGATTGTCGGCCAGGGCAACAACCATCCGTGGCTGTTCTCCAGCGCCCTGCTCGCTTCGGAAATCTATTGGGTCAACCCGATCGATCTGAGCCAGCCGCTGCGCCTGACCGCCAAGGTCCGTTATCGCCAGAGTGATCAGACCTGCACCCTGGAAAAAACCGCGACCGGCTATCGCGCCGTATTCGACGAGCCACAACGTGCGGTCACACCGGGCCAGTCGGTGGTGTTCTATGACGGCGAAATCTGCCTCGGTGGCGGCGTGATTGAAGTTGCCGAGCCGTGGAGCGGCCAGGCATGAGCCCGACTCAGGAGCAACTAACGGCTTTGGGCGGCGTGTTTCTCGCCGCCGTGCTGGTCGACCGGATCGCCAAGACCGGCCAGACCAATGAGGCCGGCCTGAGCTGCATGCTCGGCAGCCTGTTGGTGCGCGATCCGAAGGACACACTGGACGTGTATGGCGGCGACGATATCAACCTGCGCGAGGGTTATCGCGCCCTGATCGGCGCCCTTGAGCGCGATCCGAGCACCTTGCAGCGCGAGCCGTTGCGCTACGCCTTGTCAATGCTCGGCCTTGAGCGCCAACTGGCCAAGCGCAACGACATGCTCGACGTGATCGGCAAGCGTTTGCCGCAGATCCAGTCGCAGGTCGAGCATTTCGGCCCGGCCCACGAAAACGTGATCGCTGCCTGCGGCGCGTTGTATCAGGACACCCTGAGCACGTTGCGCCAACGCATCCAGGTGCACGGCGACATGCGCAACCTGCAGCAGCCGAGCAACGCCTCGAAGATTCGCGCCCTGCTGCTCGCCGGCATTCGTTCGGCACGCCTGTGGCGTCAGCTCGGCGGTCATCGCTGGCAGTTGGTGATCAGTCGTCGCAAGCTGCTCAAAGAGCTGTATCCGT
This genomic window contains:
- the hflD gene encoding high frequency lysogenization protein HflD is translated as MSPTQEQLTALGGVFLAAVLVDRIAKTGQTNEAGLSCMLGSLLVRDPKDTLDVYGGDDINLREGYRALIGALERDPSTLQREPLRYALSMLGLERQLAKRNDMLDVIGKRLPQIQSQVEHFGPAHENVIAACGALYQDTLSTLRQRIQVHGDMRNLQQPSNASKIRALLLAGIRSARLWRQLGGHRWQLVISRRKLLKELYPLMRSE
- the mnmA gene encoding tRNA 2-thiouridine(34) synthase MnmA; its protein translation is MRDPAPSDTSKKRVIVGMSGGVDSSVSALLLIEQGYEVEGLFMKNWEEDDGTEYCTAMDDLADAQAVCDKIGIKLHTANFAAEYWDNVFEHFLAEYKAGRTPNPDILCNREIKFKAFLDYAMMLGADLIATGHYVRRRDIDGRTELLKGVDPNKDQSYFLHAVGGEQIAKTLFPVGELEKPEVRAIAEKYELATAKKKDSTGICFIGERRFSDFLKQYLPAQPGEIKTTEGEVIGRHHGLMYHTIGQRQGLGIGGLKDAGDEPWYVLRKDLDTNELIVGQGNNHPWLFSSALLASEIYWVNPIDLSQPLRLTAKVRYRQSDQTCTLEKTATGYRAVFDEPQRAVTPGQSVVFYDGEICLGGGVIEVAEPWSGQA
- a CDS encoding NUDIX hydrolase — translated: MQWLPHITVATIVEDNGRFLMVEEHKAGRNVLNQPAGHLDPNETLIEAAVRETLEETGWDVEPTSVIGIYLYTAPSNGVTYQRVCFSAKAVKHHPDYQLDDGIVGAKWLTRDELLAQRDNWRSELIIRCIDDYLAGNRFGLELIRPSL